In Phaeobacter porticola, one DNA window encodes the following:
- a CDS encoding aldo/keto reductase → MKMNPLGRTGMEVSQICLGTMTFGTQTSEADAHAQIDLALSAGVNFLDTAEMYPVNPISAETIGGSEAIIGTWNAKTGRRRDYILATKHSGEGLQAVRDGAAITAETIAPTIEGSLRRLQTDYIDLYQFHWPNRGSYMFRKNWQYDPGGDDRAEVLDNMAECLEALKAQRDKGNIRAFGLSNESAWGTAQWLRLAEETGGPRVASIQNEYSLLCRLYDTDLAEMSLYEDVGLLAFSPLATGLLTGKYQDGAVPEASRKTLSPELGGRDTDRVYPAVAAYLEIAKRHGLDPVHMALAWCHTRPFMASAIFGATTLAQLQHVLAGADLTLSQEVLEEIDAAHRAHPMPY, encoded by the coding sequence ATGAAGATGAACCCGCTTGGCCGCACCGGCATGGAGGTGTCGCAAATCTGTCTTGGCACTATGACCTTTGGCACTCAGACATCAGAAGCAGACGCACATGCCCAGATTGATCTGGCGCTCTCGGCGGGTGTGAATTTCCTTGATACTGCCGAAATGTATCCGGTGAACCCGATCAGCGCCGAAACCATCGGCGGCAGCGAGGCAATCATCGGGACGTGGAATGCCAAGACCGGGCGGCGCAGGGATTATATCCTTGCCACCAAACATTCCGGCGAAGGGTTGCAGGCGGTGCGGGATGGGGCGGCGATTACGGCGGAGACCATCGCACCCACGATTGAAGGATCCTTGCGGCGCTTGCAGACGGATTACATCGACCTCTATCAGTTTCACTGGCCAAACCGGGGCAGCTATATGTTCCGCAAGAACTGGCAGTATGATCCGGGCGGCGATGACCGGGCTGAGGTGCTGGACAATATGGCGGAATGTCTGGAGGCGCTGAAGGCGCAGAGGGACAAGGGCAATATCCGCGCCTTTGGCCTGTCAAACGAAAGCGCCTGGGGCACGGCGCAGTGGTTGCGGCTGGCTGAGGAGACCGGCGGGCCACGGGTGGCGTCAATCCAGAATGAATATTCGCTGCTGTGCAGGCTGTACGATACCGATTTGGCGGAGATGAGCCTTTATGAGGACGTGGGATTGCTTGCGTTTTCGCCGCTGGCCACTGGCTTGCTGACGGGGAAATATCAGGATGGTGCGGTGCCGGAGGCCTCGCGCAAGACGCTGAGCCCGGAGCTGGGCGGACGTGACACGGATCGGGTTTATCCGGCGGTGGCGGCCTATCTGGAGATTGCCAAGCGTCACGGGTTGGATCCAGTGCATATGGCGCTGGCCTGGTGTCACACGCGGCCGTTCATGGCCTCGGCCATTTTTGGAGCGACCACGTTGGCGCAGTTGCAGCATGTGCTGGCGGGGGCGGATCTGACCCTGTCGCAGGAGGTGCTGGAGGAGATTGACGCGGCCCATCGTGCCCATCCGATGCCCTATTGA
- a CDS encoding rhodanese-like domain-containing protein: protein MPQTITKGVNTLLEEANAIVDTMSIDTAKSAVSDDAYVFIDLRDIRELQASGMIPGAFSCPRGMLEFWIDPDSPYHKPVFNQDKTYVFYCASAWRSALAAKAAMEMGLAPVMHLEGGFTAWAKSGGEIAQRDD from the coding sequence ATGCCCCAGACCATCACCAAAGGCGTCAATACCCTCCTTGAGGAGGCCAATGCCATCGTCGACACCATGTCCATCGATACCGCAAAATCTGCGGTGTCCGACGACGCCTATGTCTTCATTGACCTGCGCGATATCCGCGAACTGCAGGCCAGCGGTATGATTCCCGGCGCGTTTTCCTGCCCGCGCGGGATGCTGGAATTCTGGATCGACCCCGACAGCCCTTATCACAAACCCGTGTTCAATCAGGACAAGACCTATGTGTTCTACTGCGCCAGCGCCTGGCGTTCTGCGCTTGCGGCCAAGGCCGCGATGGAAATGGGCCTTGCCCCGGTGATGCACCTTGAGGGCGGCTTTACCGCCTGGGCCAAATCGGGCGGAGAGATCGCCCAGCGCGACGACTGA
- a CDS encoding MFS transporter, whose protein sequence is MRMMISFAALFLSVILLQLSTGGVGPLDALSGLTLGFDKEQIGFLGSAHFLGFFIGCWWVPRLMGNVGHSRAFAVCTALGAMGLIGHTLTEDPLAWAVMRMASGLCVAGCYTVIEAWLNAKVTNETRGRAMGTYRIVDLSASLVAQLLIAVLPPASYISYNLLAILCCAALLPLTMTKASQPEIPDAPRLRPKLAWACSPLAVAGVIVAALSSASFRMVGPIYGQEVGLEVGQIAFFLATFVLGGALAQYPLGWLADKYDRRWVLIWLSVVAILSCGITMAASGMGTLAVMASAAFFGFTTMPIFSVSAAHANDFATSQQRIELAAALMFFYALGAIASPLITSALIENYGPGALFAFVAVGHLGLIIFGLARMRARPAPEDRTRYVYAPRTSFTIGRLLKRSRERR, encoded by the coding sequence ATGCGGATGATGATTTCCTTTGCGGCGCTGTTTCTCTCTGTGATCCTGTTGCAGTTGTCGACCGGCGGCGTGGGTCCCTTGGATGCGCTCTCTGGTCTGACACTAGGATTTGACAAGGAACAGATCGGCTTTCTCGGCTCGGCGCATTTCCTTGGTTTTTTCATCGGTTGCTGGTGGGTACCGCGCCTGATGGGCAACGTCGGCCACAGCCGCGCCTTTGCGGTCTGTACAGCCCTTGGTGCCATGGGGCTGATCGGCCACACCCTGACCGAAGATCCGCTGGCCTGGGCCGTGATGCGCATGGCCTCTGGGCTCTGCGTCGCAGGGTGTTACACCGTGATTGAGGCCTGGCTGAACGCCAAGGTCACCAATGAAACCCGTGGGCGCGCCATGGGCACCTATCGCATCGTGGACCTCTCCGCCTCGTTGGTGGCGCAGCTGCTGATCGCGGTGCTGCCGCCTGCCTCCTACATTTCGTATAACCTGCTGGCGATCCTCTGCTGCGCGGCGCTCTTGCCGCTCACCATGACCAAGGCCAGCCAACCCGAAATCCCGGACGCCCCGCGCCTGCGCCCGAAACTGGCCTGGGCCTGTTCGCCACTCGCCGTCGCGGGGGTGATCGTCGCCGCCCTCAGCTCCGCGTCCTTCCGTATGGTTGGTCCGATCTACGGTCAGGAGGTCGGGCTGGAGGTCGGGCAGATCGCCTTCTTCCTGGCAACCTTCGTCCTTGGCGGCGCGCTGGCACAATACCCGCTGGGTTGGTTGGCGGATAAATACGACCGTCGCTGGGTGCTGATCTGGCTGTCGGTGGTGGCCATCCTGTCCTGCGGCATCACCATGGCCGCCAGCGGCATGGGCACTCTCGCGGTGATGGCCTCTGCCGCCTTCTTCGGCTTCACCACCATGCCGATCTTCTCGGTCTCTGCCGCCCACGCCAATGACTTTGCCACCTCGCAGCAGCGGATTGAGCTGGCCGCCGCGCTGATGTTCTTCTACGCCCTTGGCGCCATCGCCTCGCCGCTGATCACCTCGGCGCTGATCGAAAACTACGGTCCCGGCGCGCTCTTTGCCTTTGTCGCAGTCGGCCACCTCGGACTGATTATCTTTGGCCTGGCCCGGATGCGCGCCCGCCCCGCGCCCGAGGACCGGACCCGCTACGTCTATGCGCCGCGCACCTCCTTCACCATTGGGCGCCTGCTCAAACGCTCCCGCGAGCGGCGCTAG
- the metG gene encoding methionine--tRNA ligase: MARFLITSAIPYINGIKHLGNLVGSQLPADLYARYQRARGHEVMFLCATDEHGTPAELAAAKAGKPVADYCAEMHEVQAGIAKGFGLSFDHFGRSSSPQNHALTQHFAGKLAEQGLIREVTEKQVYSHADGRFLPDRYIEGTCPNCGYERARGDQCEECTKQLDPTDLIDPRSAISGSTDLEVRETKHLYLCQSQLKDQLDDWINSKSDWPVLTTSIAKKWLHDGDGLQDRGITRDLDWGVPVKKGDQDWPGMEGKVFYVWFDAPIEYIAASREWADANGKSDADWQRWWRTDKGADDVKYVQFMGKDNVPFHTLSFPATILGSGEPWKMVDHLKSFNYLNYDGGQFSTSQGRGVFMDQALEILPADYWRWWLLSHAPESSDSEFTWENFQQSVNKDLADVLGNFVSRITKFCRSKYGEAVPAGNDYGEAEQALIDEISTRVTAYEGHMAAMDVRKSAQELRAIWVAGNEYLQSVAPWSVFKTDPDQAAAQVRLGLNLIRLYAVLSAPFIPDATERLLAALRTEDRSWPDDVAAALSALPAGHAFTVPEVLFAKITDEQREEWQERFSGTRD, from the coding sequence ATGGCGCGCTTTCTCATTACCTCGGCGATCCCCTATATCAACGGGATCAAGCATCTGGGCAATCTGGTCGGCAGCCAGCTGCCCGCAGATCTCTACGCTCGCTACCAGCGCGCACGCGGCCATGAGGTGATGTTCCTCTGCGCCACCGACGAACATGGCACCCCCGCCGAGCTGGCCGCCGCCAAGGCAGGCAAGCCGGTGGCTGACTATTGCGCCGAAATGCACGAGGTTCAGGCCGGTATCGCCAAAGGGTTCGGCCTCAGCTTTGACCACTTCGGGCGCTCTTCCAGCCCGCAGAACCACGCGCTGACCCAGCATTTCGCAGGCAAGCTGGCCGAGCAGGGGCTGATCCGCGAAGTCACCGAAAAACAAGTTTATTCCCACGCCGATGGCCGTTTCCTTCCCGACCGCTATATCGAAGGCACCTGCCCCAACTGCGGCTATGAACGCGCCCGTGGCGACCAGTGCGAGGAATGCACCAAACAGCTCGACCCGACCGATCTGATCGACCCGCGCTCCGCGATTTCTGGCTCCACCGACCTGGAGGTCCGCGAGACCAAGCACCTGTACCTGTGCCAATCGCAGTTGAAGGACCAGCTGGACGACTGGATCAACAGCAAATCAGACTGGCCGGTCCTGACCACCTCGATTGCCAAGAAATGGCTACATGACGGCGACGGCCTTCAGGACCGTGGCATCACCCGTGATCTCGACTGGGGTGTGCCGGTCAAGAAGGGCGATCAGGACTGGCCCGGTATGGAGGGCAAGGTTTTCTACGTCTGGTTCGACGCCCCCATCGAATATATCGCTGCCTCACGCGAATGGGCCGACGCCAACGGCAAATCCGACGCCGACTGGCAGCGCTGGTGGCGCACAGATAAAGGCGCCGATGATGTGAAATATGTTCAGTTCATGGGCAAGGACAACGTCCCCTTCCACACCCTGTCGTTCCCGGCCACCATCCTTGGTTCCGGCGAGCCGTGGAAGATGGTCGACCACCTCAAATCCTTCAACTACCTGAACTACGATGGCGGCCAGTTCTCCACCTCGCAGGGGCGCGGCGTGTTCATGGATCAGGCGCTGGAAATCCTGCCCGCTGATTACTGGCGCTGGTGGCTCCTGTCCCACGCCCCCGAAAGCAGCGATTCCGAATTCACCTGGGAGAATTTCCAGCAATCGGTGAACAAGGATCTGGCGGACGTGCTGGGCAACTTCGTCAGCCGCATCACCAAATTCTGCCGCTCCAAATACGGCGAGGCGGTTCCTGCGGGCAATGACTACGGCGAGGCCGAGCAGGCGCTGATTGATGAGATCAGCACCCGCGTCACCGCCTATGAGGGCCACATGGCCGCCATGGACGTGCGCAAATCCGCGCAGGAGCTGCGGGCGATCTGGGTTGCGGGCAATGAATACCTGCAATCCGTGGCGCCATGGTCCGTCTTCAAAACCGACCCCGATCAGGCCGCCGCTCAGGTGCGTCTGGGGCTGAACCTGATCCGGCTCTATGCTGTGCTGTCGGCCCCCTTCATCCCTGATGCGACCGAGCGTCTGCTGGCCGCCCTCCGGACCGAGGATCGCAGCTGGCCCGACGATGTGGCCGCCGCCCTCTCCGCGCTGCCCGCAGGTCATGCCTTCACCGTGCCGGAGGTGCTCTTTGCCAAGATCACCGACGAGCAGCGCGAGGAATGGCAGGAGCGCTTCTCCGGCACCCGCGACTGA
- a CDS encoding GlxA family transcriptional regulator: protein MKSAKNILQPENQPLKTAVLVLDESNTLSFAAAVDPMRAANRLAGRGAFDWDYVTATSEPAMLTSGLSVPGIPLARLQSCELLIVIAGFQLARHATPSLLAGLRRLAAGGTTIAGIDGGPWLMAEAGLLDGHPATTHWEDLDNFASRFPGVQCRNDRFTLSEGRMTSGGATPAIEMMLHIIGSRHGAGFASRVAGLFLYDGPGSTERPQSRLGSSKHSSLTARANALMEAALDDPKPLREIAEELGTSTRSLQQQFRLRLNTTPQDHYLQLRLAEARRLVTDTDLPIMEVALATGFNSQSSFARAFRTAHDITARELRQSSLASAATTRLAASKPLFSQAPLSQGQNTLRQSGPLPRQSTGSY, encoded by the coding sequence ATGAAATCCGCAAAAAACATCCTCCAGCCCGAGAATCAGCCGCTAAAAACGGCTGTTTTGGTGCTTGATGAGAGCAACACCCTGTCCTTCGCCGCGGCTGTCGATCCCATGCGTGCAGCCAATCGGCTGGCCGGTCGTGGCGCCTTCGACTGGGACTATGTCACCGCCACCAGCGAACCTGCGATGCTGACCAGCGGCCTCAGCGTGCCGGGCATCCCGCTGGCGCGCCTGCAAAGCTGCGAATTGCTGATTGTGATCGCCGGCTTCCAGCTCGCCCGCCACGCCACCCCCAGCCTGCTGGCTGGCCTGCGCCGTCTGGCGGCGGGTGGGACGACCATTGCCGGCATCGACGGTGGCCCCTGGCTGATGGCCGAAGCCGGCCTTCTGGACGGTCATCCCGCCACCACCCACTGGGAAGATCTGGACAATTTTGCCAGCCGCTTCCCCGGTGTGCAGTGCCGCAACGACCGCTTCACCCTCTCCGAGGGGCGCATGACCTCCGGCGGCGCGACACCTGCCATTGAAATGATGCTGCATATCATCGGCAGCCGCCATGGTGCGGGCTTTGCCTCCCGCGTGGCCGGCCTGTTCCTCTACGATGGCCCCGGTTCCACCGAGCGCCCGCAAAGCCGCCTTGGCAGCTCCAAACATTCCTCCCTCACCGCACGGGCCAACGCCCTGATGGAGGCCGCGCTGGATGATCCCAAACCGCTGCGCGAGATCGCCGAGGAACTGGGCACCAGCACCCGCAGCCTGCAACAGCAGTTCCGCCTGCGCCTGAACACCACCCCGCAGGACCACTACCTGCAACTGCGTCTGGCTGAGGCCCGCAGGTTGGTCACCGACACCGATCTGCCGATCATGGAGGTGGCGCTGGCCACCGGCTTCAATTCCCAGTCCAGCTTTGCCCGCGCCTTCCGCACCGCCCATGACATCACCGCCCGCGAGCTGCGCCAGTCAAGCCTTGCAAGCGCCGCGACCACCCGGCTTGCCGCCAGCAAGCCACTGTTCAGTCAGGCCCCTCTGTCACAAGGGCAAAACACCCTGCGCCAGAGCGGCCCGCTGCCGCGACAGTCTACTGGCTCTTACTGA